The nucleotide window GCTTGCTTGTATATGCTGTTAGAGTTGAAGGTATGTGAAAATATCTGGACAAAAATCATTCCTGTCTGGAACATAATTTCCATTCAAATGCCTCCGGCAGCCACAAAGCTACAGCGCATTAGAAAACATACCTAACCTGTTCTCGGTGGACACAGAGCTTTCCTCGTGAGAAAGgcgtagcagcagcagcgcagTAGGTTCTCTAATCCCTCAGTGCGCCTGTGCAGTCTCCCTTTATCTTTGTCCGTTTGTGGACTGGtgagttgtttgtttggttACACTCTCACACTAAATTTGCTTTGTCATTCTGATTTCTTAATCTACGCGACATCTCAGTGCataaaatgtgtgcgtgtgcacaggcAGGGATATTAAAAGTGCATTACACACAATGATGTCCAAAGGAAAATTTATTGATAAACGTAAACGTGAGTACATTGAGCTGTGCAAAAGCAGTAAAGAAACATGAGCACCTTGTCCTTTGTATAATTGGACAAGTTTATTAAATTGTGACAGACTCAGGGAAACTATTGGAAAATCACCATAGTTTCATGTCAGTTACAGTTCAAGTAAAACATTTGTGTAGACAAAGACCTTtatccatttgttttcattttgtgatttttttttttttaaaccaaagatAACTGCTATGCTTTTGTGACAAAGTGGACAGGGAACAGGCAAAAAATCCGTAAACATTTAAACTAAACTTGATATAACTGCAAACTAATCCAAACCACAGCAGAAAGTATGAACATATTCAGTGGTCTTGACTTGTTGTTATACTACGCATGTCAAGGGATAGACGTTTAACAAACCACACATATCTTTTAATGTTAGGTATTTGAACTACCAACTCATTATGGTGAAATCGTGATTCTATCTTTCAGATGTGAAGTTTGGTTTGTTCTGATAGATCTGGACGGAATCAATCCGTGAATCTGTAGAGCTCCGGCTGATCGGTCTTTGCGTGGTCAACAACTTGGTTCTCGAAGAAGCTGTCTGAGTAGTTGAGCATCTGCTCCACCGCCGTCAACAGCAGTATGTTAACATCCtcgtccagctccagctcctcgcTGTAGCTCTTTACCAGCAGCACACAGGACAAGGGGATGCCAAAAGACTCGCTCATCTCCCGGGCCTGAAAGACGGGAAACAGACATgagttaaattgtaaatttcGCCGCAAAAACAAGACACTGACTTCCTGAGCATCTTAACGGGATGACCGTTACCTTCCTCTGGAGGTAAACACTGCGATAAACATTCTTCAAGTCTCCTGCCACCAGCGGACAGGCCTCGTCTACTTTAGTCATCAGCAGAATCTGAGGAATTCCTACAAGAGAGCAGAAGAAACGGTAGTAGAAAGTACCAAAagatattcattttttattttgtgctgtATGGTGTTAGTTGGTGTCACAAATGAGACTTGCCTATAATAACCTTTCcaacatttgtaaataaatggtgGCACCATAATAAGAATATTAATACTGTACTGCTAACCCATGGCGTTTGCCTTTTTCCGGATGGTAGCAAATTTGTCCAGCATTTtttgggagaggagggagatctTGCAGGTGTCAACCACATAGACCAAACAGTGAATAACATCATTCAGTGTCACTTGCTGCTTGAAGCCACGAGAGTCCACCTGGAGCGGAGTTAAGGGATTCAGCTGTGGAGTAAATAAAGCAGAAGCATGATCCTTTGTTATTAATCGACCAGCAAAGCCCTCTACATTTCTACCAGTAGATCAGATCAGAGGAGGGTATTTAGGTGGATAGTTGAGACCTGGTAGCGATCCTTTATGTGACCTCTGAGGATGTTGAGCAAGTCCTCAATGTTCACACCAGTGTCAGCATTTTCCTCCAGTCCCATTGTGTCACACAGGATCAGAGGAACAGCTTCACCACGTTTCCCTGCCTTGATGGTGTAGGTGCGAAACTGCAGGAGCGACATTATTGTAATTTAATTTGTGATCAGGCTGAAGCAAAAACAATGGACACAGTTCCCCCTCCGCATATCTGCACCATATCACAAAGAATAGAAGTTGTGCCGGCACCTGAGTGGTCACACTCCTCCCCGCTGTACCAGCGATGGCCTGGCACGTCATGTTGCCTCGAAAAACTGAGTTGATTGAGTTGAAGAAGGTCGACTTGCCGGCGCCGATGGGCCCCACCAACAACACTCGGGCCTGTTGGACGGTTTTAATGTCAGGCTCGTAGCTCAGAATGGCCTTCATCAACTGCTCCTTTCTCCTGGAGGGAATACAAACGAAAACATGTCAGCCTCCATACATGTTAGCTGGTGATGTCCCTGTACTTACACACCTTGGAGTACAGTTCTACATCAATGCAGCAAAGTGAAGAGTTAACCCACTTTGAAAACaagtttttaattcattttggcGAAGGttgccaaaggtttctacataCTCCGCAGTCCATCGAATGTTCCTCCAGGGTTTGGCCAGGAGATCtcccaagcctgcatggaagtACACATTAGTTCATTGTAAAATGGCAGAATTGTTTGATACAGTTCACTTTGATAAAAGGACGCCCATCTTGGtgaatgtattgtatgtattacATTAATCAACAtacattaaaaagtaatttagtcaaatttctttttaaagaatgtATGGATTAAAACCCATCCTTATCCCCACACACCTTCAACTCGATACACTTCAAACTCATTCAGGGTCAGGTCCTCTCCATGCATCTCTGCAGCCTTAAAGGTGAAGCTTTTCCCCGGGTTGGACTGGATCTTAGCACCGTCAGCATCCAGGAACACCAAGGCATCATAATTTGGACCAGCGGCGCCGTCTGTGAAAGCGCACTGCCCGGTGATACCCGCCACCTTCAGCGGTTTGTTTCCTCCTGAGCTGATGCTGTAGAGGAAGGCCCCTCCATCGTGGACTTCCTGTCCACTCTGGCTGTAGTCCTGAGAGGTGTAGGCTCCAAAGACAAACCCGGCGTCATTGTAGGCAACGATGACAGTGGGCCCCTGCCTGTCACAGCGgttgtgaaaagccaaagcagcGAACCCGTGGACACTGGCTTTGTAGAGCAGGTGTAGTCGGACATGACCCAGGAGAGAGAGCAGCTTCTTCTGCTGATCTTCAGACAGGCTCGAGGTAACGGCAGTCATGACAGCGGGTAGACTGTCAAAACACACCAGGTGCAATATTTAGATATGAGGGTGGAGTTTTCTAAtataccatccatccatccatccatccattgtcaaaccgcttatcctgcacacagggttgcggggggggctggagtccatcccagccaacttcgggcgaaaGACAGGGTCTATCTGTCTATCGATTCattgcagggctacacagagacacacaaccattcacatatctacacatctacgggcaatttaatgtccccaattaacctgatccccagagcatgtctttggactgtgggaggaagccggagaacccggagagaagccacgcagacacggggagaacatgcagactccacacagaaaggccactgggcggaatcgaacccaggaccttcttgctgtgaggcaacagtgctaaccaccacgccaccgtgccaccCCTAATAAACCGTACTATTCctaaaaaaaagccaaaaggaAATATGTCCAAAATCACATGAAATCACATAGAAAATGGTTTTCAACAAGAGAAATGGGTTTCAAGTGTGATGTCTTACTATCAGTGATCAAAATACCAGTACAACAATGTGAAAATATCCCATTTTAAGTAAAGAATTTAACATTAAAAATGACTTGAATGCAGAGGTATTATCAGCTGAATGTATcggtgtgcatttaacaaactTAATGAATATAAACATAGTACACCACAATGTGTCTACATATTTATTAGGTCCTAGTATATAGACTTTAtact belongs to Gasterosteus aculeatus chromosome 15, fGasAcu3.hap1.1, whole genome shotgun sequence and includes:
- the LOC120833362 gene encoding interferon-induced protein 44-like, which codes for MTAVTSSLSEDQQKKLLSLLGHVRLHLLYKASVHGFAALAFHNRCDRQGPTVIVAYNDAGFVFGAYTSQDYSQSGQEVHDGGAFLYSISSGGNKPLKVAGITGQCAFTDGAAGPNYDALVFLDADGAKIQSNPGKSFTFKAAEMHGEDLTLNEFEVYRVEGLGDLLAKPWRNIRWTAERKEQLMKAILSYEPDIKTVQQARVLLVGPIGAGKSTFFNSINSVFRGNMTCQAIAGTAGRSVTTQFRTYTIKAGKRGEAVPLILCDTMGLEENADTGVNIEDLLNILRGHIKDRYQLNPLTPLQVDSRGFKQQVTLNDVIHCLVYVVDTCKISLLSQKMLDKFATIRKKANAMGIPQILLMTKVDEACPLVAGDLKNVYRSVYLQRKAREMSESFGIPLSCVLLVKSYSEELELDEDVNILLLTAVEQMLNYSDSFFENQVVDHAKTDQPELYRFTD